AAACTTCTCAAACGGCCAACTTGACCTCTTCGCTGTTAATCAGCTGTCTGTACGGACTCAATGCTTCCTTAACATCCTCTCCAACGAATTTCTCAACCTGCCTTGGTGCACGTCCAATAAACGTAGTTGGATCTAACAACTTCTCTAAATCCCCCCAGATAGGCTTGAAATAGTCCGTCCTTTTAATCCTCTCTATCAAATCGTTCTCTCCTCCCTCTTGCTTCACAACTGCTGATGCCTGTTGAGAAAGAACACGGACTTGTTCATGACACTCCTGTCTAGATTCGCCCTTCTCCACCATAGCCATAATAATATTTTCCGTAGCCATGAATGGTATCTCAGACCTAATTCTCTTCTCAATAACCTTTGGATAAACAACCAATCCTGAAGTAATGTTTATCAACGTGCTCAACAAAATATCTGCAGTAAGAAAGGCCTCAGGCAAGGAGATACGACGAATGGCACTGTCATCCAACGTTCTCTCAAACCACTGAACAGAAGCCGTATTAAAAGCATCTTGAAATAGAGCACTCAAGTGTCTCGACAGAGAGCAAACTCGCTCGCATCTCATTGGATTTCTCTTGTAAGCCATTGCTGATGATCCAATCTGCGACTTCTCGAATGGCTCCtccatctccttcataTGGGCCAATAGTCGGATATCTGTAGCCATCTTATGGCAGGTAGCACCAAGAGAGGCCAAAGGATGTAAAACATCGATGTCGATCTTCCTCGAATATGTTTGACCTGTTACAGGATAGGCATGCTTGAAACCCAACAATTCCACCACTTTTTTGTCCATAGCTTCCACTTTGGCATCATCGCCGTGGAACAATGACAGAAACGACGCCTGCGTTCCCGTAGTTCCTTTGGCACCACGTAATCCAATATCATCCCTGGCTCTCTGGAAGTTTCTCAAGTCCCAAAGCAACTCCTGTAACCAAAGGCATGCTCTTTTCCCCACCGTAGTCAATTGTGCAGGTTGAAAATGCGTCCATCCTAACGTTGGCATATCCTTGTACTCGAATGCAAACTTGGCCAAACGATCAATGACGTTGACTAGCTTTTCAATAAGCAAGTCATAAGCATCTCTGAGGAAAATTAGGTCAGCGTTATCAGTGACAAAGCATGAAGTAGCACCTAAATGAATAATACCGGCGGCAGCAGGACACGTCTCTCCAAATACGTGCACGTGGGCCATTACATCATGTCTCACACGGgcctcttctttcttagcagcatcaatctcctcatCAGTGATGATAAAATGCTGAGACATTTGCTCGAGAGCTTCGTCTGTGATCACGTCAAGGCCCATTAATTGCTCGGCCTTGGCCAAGTTGTACCAGAGCTTTCTCCATGTAGAGTATCTATTTCTCATTGAGAAGATCTGGGACATCTCCTTCGAGGCATACCGTGAAGAAAGCGGCGTCAAATAGATGTCGTTGTCAGATGTCATCCTTTTCTTGGTCAATTAAACTAGAACA
This sequence is a window from Brettanomyces nanus chromosome 3, complete sequence. Protein-coding genes within it:
- the ADE13 gene encoding adenylosuccinase ade13 (BUSCO:EOG09341JAA), with the protein product MIKRMTSDNDIYLTPLSSRYASKEMSQIFSMRNRYSTWRKLWYNLAKAEQLMGLDVITDEALEQMSQHFIITDEEIDAAKKEEARVRHDVMAHVHVFGETCPAAAGIIHLGATSCFVTDNADLIFLRDAYDLLIEKLVNVIDRLAKFAFEYKDMPTLGWTHFQPAQLTTVGKRACLWLQELLWDLRNFQRARDDIGLRGAKGTTGTQASFLSLFHGDDAKVEAMDKKVVELLGFKHAYPVTGQTYSRKIDIDVLHPLASLGATCHKMATDIRLLAHMKEMEEPFEKSQIGSSAMAYKRNPMRCERVCSLSRHLSALFQDAFNTASVQWFERTLDDSAIRRISLPEAFLTADILLSTLINITSGLVVYPKVIEKRIRSEIPFMATENIIMAMVEKGESRQECHEQVRVLSQQASAVVKQEGGENDLIERIKRTDYFKPIWGDLEKLLDPTTFIGRAPRQVEKFVGEDVKEALSPYRQLINSEEVKLAV